From the genome of Corallococcus macrosporus DSM 14697:
CCGCATCCATGCGCCCCTGGGCCGGCGGCGCGGGCAACGCCCGGCGATCCAGCTTGCCGTTGGGCGTGAGCGGGAGCGCATCCAGCACGACGAACGCACCAGGCACCATGTAGCCGGGCAGCAGTCCAAGGAGATGGTCTCGCAGCAGCGCGGGCGCTGCCTCTGTCGCGACGTAGGCCACCAGTCGCTTGTCTCCGGGCGCGTCCTCGCGGACGAGCACGGCGGCTTCGCGGACCTCCGCGTGCCGACGCAGGGCGGCCTCGACTTCGCCCAGCTCGATTCGGTAGCCCCGCAGCTTCACCTGATGGTCGCGCCGGCCGATGTACTCCAGTGCGCCATCGGTGCGACGGCGTACCAGGTCCCCTGTGCGATAGAGGCGTTCTCCGGGCGTGGTGGAGAAGGGATGGGGAATGAAGCGTTCGGCGGTGAGGCCAGGGCGCTCCCAGTAGCCTCTGGCAAGGCCGTCTCCTCCGACGAACAACTCTCCCGTGACGCCGAGGGGAACCGGCTGGAGGTTCATGTCCAGCACATAGGCAGTGCCATTGGACACGGGGTGTCCGATGGGCACGGACGTCACCGGCCCCGGGCCCGCCTTGAACCACGTGCTGAAGGTGGTGTTCTCCGTGGGGCCATAGCCGTTCAGGAGCGTCCCCGGCGCGCCATGCGCCAGCACCGCGTTGACGCAGTCGACGTCCGCGGCCTCGCCGCCGAACACCACCCAGCGCAAGTGACGGAAGGCCTCGGGCCGCGAGCGGGCCGTCAGGTTGAAGAGGGCCGTGGCGATGACCAGCGCGGTGATGCGTTCGTCACGCAGCCTCCGAGCGAAGACCGACGGTTCGAGGACTTCCTCCTTGGAGAAGATGACCAGCGTGGCGCCGTTGAGCAGCGCGCCCCAGAACTCCAGCGTGGAGAGGTCGAACGCGACGCTCGTGACGTGCGCCACGCGGTCATTCGGGCCCAACCGGAGGTGGTCCGCATCGAAGACCATCCGGCAGACGCCCTGATGGGAAATACAGACACCTTTGGGCGTCCCCGTGGAGCCGGAGGTGTAGATGAGGTGGGCCAGGTCCGCGGCCGTGGCGTCACACGGAGGCGGATGGGTGTCCGAGCGCGCCAGCTCTGAAGCGAGCGCATCGAGACTGAGGATGGCGCACGCGTCCAGGTCCGGAGGCAGGCGCGAGGCGAGGGAGGAGTGGGTGAGGATGGCGGACAGCCGAGCGTCGCGAGCCATGAAGGCGAGGCGGTCAGCGGGGTAGTCCGGGTCGAGGGGGACGTAGGCGGCGCCCGCCTTGAGGATGGCGAGGAAGGCGACGATGAGGTCGGTGGAGCGGTGGAGGCAGACGCCGACTTGAGATTGGAGGCGGCCGACGCCAAGCGAGCGCAGGTGCCAGGCGAGCGCGTTGGCGCGGGCATCGAGCTGCGCGTAGGAGAGGGAGACGTCGCCGTGGCGAAGGGCGATGGCGTCGGGCCGGGCCTCGACCTGCGCCTGGAACAGGTGCGGCAGAGAGGCATTTGACGGATAGGCCCGTGACGTGGCGTTCCAGTCCACCAGCAGGCGCTGGCGCTCCTCGCTCGAAAGCAGGTCGACGTGCCCGACAGGGGCCTGCGGTGTCTGTGCCACGGCGTGAAGCAGCCCCAGGTAGTGCGTGGCCAGCCGCTCCACGGTGGCGGGCTGGAAGAGCGCGGAGGCGTATTCGATGGTGCCTCGCAGGCCGTCCGCGGCTTCCTCCAGCGCCATGAACAGGTCGAACTTGGAGGTCCGCGTCTCCAGTGGAACCGGGGCGACGTCGAGCCCGGAGAGCTGGAGCATCGAGCCCGGCGCGTTCTGCAAGGCGAACAGCACCTGTACCAGCGGCACACGGCCGGGTTCACGGGCGACGTGGAGCGCCTCCACCAGCCTTTCGAAGGGCAACTCCTGGTGGGCGAACGCATCCAGGCAGCAGTCGCGGACCCGGCCGAGGAGCTGGCGGAAGGACGGATTGCCGTGGAGGCGCGCTCGCAGCGGCAGCGTGTTGACGAAGAAGCCGATGAGGTCTTCGAGCTGCCGGTGGGGGCGGTTCGCGACGGGCGTGCCCACCACGAAATCAAGCTGGCCGGAGTAGCGAGCCAGCAACTGCTGAAACGCGCCAAGCAGCGCCATGAAGAGCGTGGCACCCTCCTGCCGGGCGAGGTCCTCCAGCGCGGTCCGCAGCGAGCGCGGAATCGTGAAGTGGAAGGTGTTGCCCGCGACGTGCGGAGCGGACGGACGCGAGAAGTCGTTGGGCACCTCCAGGACGTGAGGGGCGCCGTCCAGCTCCGCCGTCCAGAAGTCGAGCTGTCGCTGGAGGACCTCCCCCTGGAGCCACTGGCGTTGCCAGGCCGCGTAGTCGGCGTACTGGAGGGGCAGGGGCGGAAGCGGCGACGCCTGTCCAGCGCACCGGGCACGGTACTCGGCGGACAGCTCGCGGTAGAGGACGCCGAACGACCAGCCATCCGAGATGATGTGGTGCAGGTTGAGCACCAGGACGTGCCGGTCCACCGATTGCGTCAGCAAGAGCGCACGGAACAGCGGACCCTCCGCGAGGGAGAACGGCGTCTGCGCCTCCTGCCGCATCGCCGCCCGGGCCTGCTCGTCGGACTCCACCGTGCGCCGCTCCAGCCGGAGCGGGGAGGCCGCCGCGATGCGCTGCTCCGGAACCCCGTCACCCGGGAAGGAGGTGCGGAGGGATTCATGGCGTTGGACCAGCGCCTGGAGACTGGCCTCCAGGCTTGCGACGTCCAGGGGGCCGCGCAGCTCGAACGCCATGGGGAGCGAGTAGAGCGCGGTGCCCGGCATCAGCCGCTCCAGGAACCACAAGCGCTGCTGGGCGAACGAGACCTGGCGCCGCTCCTCCGCATTGAACGGGCCGAAGACCGCGTCCACCTCCGCGGGACGCGATTCGGCGGTGGTCAGTGCCGCGCAGAACTCGCGCACGGTGGGGCGGTCGAAGAGCGCTCGGAGGGGAATGGGCTGCTTCAGCTCCGCGCGGAGGCGGGAGATGGCCTGCGCGGCCAGCAGCGAGTGACCTCCGAGCTCGAAGAAGCTCGTGGTCGCGTCGACCCGGTCGACCCCCAACAGCTCCGCCCAGATGGCCGCGACGCGCTCCTCCAGGCCCGCCGAGGGCGCGGTGTCCTCGTGCTCACGGCGAGGCTGGACCTGCCCCGGGCTCGGCAGCGCGGGACGGTCCACCTTGCCGTTGGGCGTGAGCGGCAGCGCATCGAGCACGACGAAGGCCTGGGGATGCAGGTGCGCGGGCAGCGAGTGCCGCAGGTGCTCGCGCAGTGCCTCCGTGGGGGCCTCCGTGGCCACGTACGCGACCAGGCGCTTGTCTCCGGGGAGGTCCTCGCGGACGAGCACGGCGGCTTCCCGGACCTCCGGATGCTGGCGCAGCGCGGCTTCGATTTCGCCCAGCTCGATGCGGAAGCCGCGCACCTTCACCTGATGGTCACTCCGGCCAATGAACTCCAGCGCGTCGTCGGGCCCAAGGCGCACGACGTCGCCCGTGCGGTACATGCGGCGTCCCGGGACGTTGCTCCAGGGATCCGGAATGAAGCGCTCGGCGGTGAGGTCTGGCCGGTTCCAGTACCCCCAGGCCAGCCCGTCGCCACCGACGAACAGCTCTCCCGTGGCGGCTGGCTGGAGCCCTTCGTCCAGCACCGCCGTGGAGCTGTGGGCCACGGCCTTCCCAATGGGCACGGTGTGCGCTTCAGGGGCCACCTGCGAGGTCAGGTGCCATGAGCTGAACGTCGTGTTCTCCGTGGGCCCATAGACATGAAGCAGCCGCGCCGGGGCGCCTCGCGTGAGGACCTCGCGGACGCAGCCGGGGTCCACGGCTTCACCGCCGAAGAGCAGCGCGCGCAGGGGGCGGAACGCGGCGGGCTGGGTGCGCGCCACGTGGTTGAACAGCGCGGTGGTGAGGAACAGCGCGGAGACGCGCTCCTCCTCGATGCGCCGGGAGAGCAGGGCCGGGTCCAGGGCGTCGTCCTTGGCGAGGATGACCAGGGTGGCGCCGTTGAGGAGCGCGCCCCAGACCTCGAAGGTGGAAGCATCGAAGGAGACGGTGGCGGCCTGGGCCACGCGGTCCTCGGGCCCGAGCTGGAGGTAGTCCGTGCCGAGCACCAACCGGAGCACGCCGCGATGGGGGACGCAGACGCCCTTGGGCGTCCCCGTGGAGCCGGACGTGTAGATGACGTACGCCAGGTCCTCGGGCCCGGTGGCCTGCGCCAGCGGCGCCTCGTCGCCCGGAGGCTCCGCGGACGGCGCATCCAGGCACAGCGTCCGCCAGGGGCCCTCTGGCAGCCGCGTCACCCCATCCGTCCGGGTGATGACCACGCGCAGCCCCACGTCGGTGGCCATGAAGGCGAGCCGCTCCGCCGGGTACTCCGGATCCAATGGGACGTAGGCGCCGCCCGCCTTGAGGATGGCCAGCAGCGCCACAATCAGCTCCGTGGAGCGGGGGAGACACACGCCGACCCGTGGATGCTCCGGCCCCACACCCGCGGCGAGCAGTCGCCGGGCGACGCGGTCCGCCTCCGCGTCGAGCTGGGCGTAGGTGAGGGTGCGGCCCTCGCACGTCGTGGCCACGGCCTGGGGCCGCCGCGTCACCTGCGCCGTGAAGGCTTCCACGATGCTGCGAGGGCCCTGGGCGCGGACGCGAGACATCTGCTCGAAGGAGTGGGTCATGAGACACGTGAAACAGGGCCTGACGCGTGTCTCAGGTTTAGCGGCCTGGACCGACGGCGCGCAAGATTGGCCGTCCCCACGCCCCCCTGGCAGGGAGGCTTCGCGCTTGCCGGCCGGCTATGCGCGCCGAGCCCGCCACGCGTCTCGGCTTTGCCCCCACAGGTCCACGCGCACGGAGTCGAGCGGCGGTGGGAGCTGTCCCGGGCCTCGCAGCCGCGAGCCCAGCCGCCGCGCCACCTCCTGGGAGGCCAGGTTCTCCGGGACGATGCAGTGGATGACGTCCGTCCAGCCGAGGTGCTCGAAGGCCCAGTCCATGGCCGCCTCCGCCGCCTCGGTGGCGTAGCCCTTTCCCCAGTGGGCGCGGAGCAGGGCCCAGCCAAGCTCCGTTCCGGGCCAGCCCTCCGGCTTCCAGGGGCCCACGCGCCCCACCCACGCGCCCGTCGCTTTCTCCAGGACGGAGAACATCGCGAAGCCCTGGAGGGACCACGCGCCCGCCATCACGCACAGGTTGCGCCACGCCATCGTGCGCGGCTGGACGCCGCCAATGAAGCGCGCCGATTCAGGGTCGGCCATCAGCGCGGCGAACCCCTCCAGGTCCTCCGCCAACGGGGGCCGGAGCAGCAGCCGCGCCGTTTCGAGCACAGGGACGTTGGATGTCATGTGGCGCCTCCAGGCCAGTCGCGTGTGTGATTGGGTTGTCTGATAGTGAAATCAGGCTCAGTCTGAGTTTGTTTTCAAGCCTGCCCGAACGACGGCGGCGGCGAGCGAACCGCCAGGCGACGACGGCACACGCCGCCTGGCGGGAACGACGGCTGACGACTACAGGCCAGGCCGGCACACCTTGCCATCGCAGTAGTAGCCATCCGGACAAGGCTTCGGCACAGGAGAAGCCGTCAAATGGCGCCTACCAGATGCGAACGCGCTGCGCTGGCGCCAGGTACAGCGTCTGGCCCGGCTTGACCTCGAACGCGCCATACCAGGCATCCTGGTTCCGCACGGTGGCGGTGCGGTACGGGCCCGGGGCGTGGCCGTCCGTCATGAGGATGCGGCGCAGGTACGGCTCGCGGAAGTTGGTGCGCCACACCTGGCCGAAGCCGAGGAAGAAGCGCTGGTCCCCGGTGAACCCGTCGATGACGGGCGCGGGCTTGCCGCCCAGGGAGAGCTGGTAGGCGTCATGGGCCACGGCGACGCCCGCCATGTCCGCGATGTTCTCGCCCAGCGTCAGCTCGCCATTCACGGACAGGTCCGGCAGCGGGCGGTAGGCGTCGTACTGCGCCGCCAGCGCCTTGCCGGCGGCCTGGAACCGCGCCTCGTCCTCCTTCGTCCACCAGTTCTCCAGCTTGCCGCGCGCGTCGAACTTGGCGCCCACGTCGTCGAAGCTGTGGACGATTTCGTGGCCGATGACGGCGCCGATGCCGCCGTAGTTCACGGCCGGGTCCGCGTTCGCGTCGAAGAAGGGCGGCTGGAGGATGGCGGCCGGGAAGATGATGGAGTTCTGCTGCGGTGAGTTCAGCGCGTTCACCAACTGCGGGACCATGTACCACTCCGTCCGGTCCACCGGCTGGCCCAGCTTGGCGAGGTTGCGCTGGTACTCGAAGCGGACGGCGCGCTCGGCGTTGCCGTAGGCGTCACCGGCCACGATTTCGAGCCCCGAGTAGTCCCGCCACTTCTCCGGATGGCCGATGCTGGCCTGGAGCGTGCCCACCTTCTCCTTGGCCTTGGCCCGCGTCTCAGGCGACATCCACGTCAGCGCGTCGATGCGCTTGTCGAACGCGGTGATGATGTTGCGGACCATGGCCTCCGCTTCCGCCTTCACCTCCGGCGGGAAGTACTTCGCCACGTAGAGCTTGCCCACCGCCTCGCCCATCAGGCCGTTGGCGGCGTCCACGCCGCGCTTCCAGCGCTCCCGCATGGCGGGCGTGCCGCTGAGCGTCTTGCCGTTGAAGGCGAAGCTCTCATCGACGAAGGCCTTGGACAGGACGGGCGCCGCGCGGGCCACCGCGTGGAAGGCCAGGTAGTCCTTCCAGGCCTGGAGGGGCTCGCTCTGGGTGAGCTTCGACAGGCCCGTCAGCGCGCTCGGCTGCCAGACGATGAACTGCTCCTGCGTCCCCAGGCCCGCGGCGTCGAAGAACGCCTGCCACGCGAGGCCGGGCGCGCGCTTCGCGAACTCCGCGCGGGGCCAGGGGTTGTTCGCCTTGGACACGTCCCGCGTGTCCACCTGGGACCAGTGCGCCTGGGCAATCTTCTTCTCCAGCGCGAAGACGCGGGCCGCGCGCGCCTCCACGTCATCGAAGCCGGCCAGCTTCAGCATGGCCGCGATGTGCGCCTGGTACTTCTTGCGCAGCTCCGTGAAGCGGGGGGTGTCGGCCAGGTAGTAGTCCCGGTCGGGCAGCCACAGGCCGCCTTGCAGCAGGTAGGGCGCGTAGCGCGACGGCTCGTTCAGGTCCTCGGCCACCCAGAGCCCGAAGAGCCGGTCCGTGGTGACGTCGCCCATGTTGAGCGCGTCCACGTCCGCGCGCAGGGTGGCGCCCAGCACCGTGGCCAGCGCCTTGCGCTGGGAGATGGCGGCGATGCGCTCCAGCTCCGGCTCGAGCGGCGCCACGCCCCTGGCCTCGATGGCCGCCTCGTCCATGAAGCTGGCGAAGAGGTCGCCCACCTTGCGGGCCTCGCTGCCCTCGGGGGCCTGGCGCTGCGCCTCGATGAGCTCGCGGTTGCGCTGGTCCGCCTGCTCCGCCAGCGTCGTGAACATGCTGTAGCTGGAGCGGTCCGCCGGAATCTCCGTCCGCTTCACCCAGGTGCCATTGGCGAAGCCGTAGAAGTCATCACCGGGGGCCACGTCGCGGTCCATCCCGTCGGTGTCGAAGCCGAAGGTTCCATACGTGGGCTTGGGCGCGGGCGCCGGAGCCTCGGCGGGCGCCGCGGCCACGGGGGCAGGGGGCTCCGTCTTCTCCGCGGAGCTGGAGGAGGCGCACGAGGTGAGCAGGGCGGAGGTGCACGCGGAGACCAGCACATGCCTGGCGCCGGGGAAACGTCGTTGGGGATGTGTCAAGGGATGCTCCTGGAACAGGGGGCTTCGAGCCGAAGACCGGGGGTATAGACGGTCTGACGTGCGAAGGCGCGGGCCGAACAGCCGAACCCGCGGTTTCATCCCGGCCAGGCGGACCTTTCGCCTGGACCTGCTCCGCCACAGGCGCCGGACGGCCGGGCCACCCCGAAGGGGGGCGTGACGGACGCCTAGCTTTCCCTGGAGCCGGTGCCGCGATGTGTCCGCGCCCCGACATCCAGGAGGCTCCCATGCGGCTGTTGTTCCGAATCATCCCCGTGCTGTTGGGGCTGGCGCTGGCGGCCTGCTCGGGCATCCGCGTCAACACCCACTACGACCCCTCGGCCATTGAACGAATCGAGAGCTTCCGGCGCTACGCCTGGCTGCCGCAGCCCCAGGGCAAGGACCCTCGCGTCTACAACGACATCGTCGACGTGCGGGTGCGCATGGCGGTGGACCAGGAGCTGAAGTCCCGTGGCTACCAGCGGGTGGACATGAGCGAGGACCCTGACTTCCTCGTGGGGTGGCAGGGCGCCATCGACACGAAGATCTCCGTCGACACCGTGGACTCCTTCTACGGCTATCCCTGGGGTCCGTACTGGAGCCCCTGGAGCTCCTTCTACGGGCCATATGGCTACCCCTACGGCATGGGCGGACCGCGCACCTATGTCCGTGAATACGACGTGGGCACGCTCATCCTCGACGGCGTGGACGCCCGGGAGCAGCGGCTCGTCTGGCGGGGCACGGCCCAGGCCGAGCTCGACCAGGACCTGTCCTCCGACGCGCTCCAGAAGAAGATCAACGACGCCGTGCACAAGATGCTGTCGCGCTTCCCGCCCAGCCCGGAAGCGTCCTGAGCCGGAGAGCGGGCCACCGCGTTTTCCGTTGCGTGCGCCCCTCCCGCGCGCCAGTATTAGACCAGTGGTCCAACCATTGGTCTAAAAGGAGCGCATGATGAATGAGGCGACGGGGCTGCCGCACGGCGAGCAGTGGGCGGCGCATTGGTACGCGGTGGCCCGGAGCCCGGCGCTTGGGA
Proteins encoded in this window:
- a CDS encoding GNAT family N-acetyltransferase is translated as MTSNVPVLETARLLLRPPLAEDLEGFAALMADPESARFIGGVQPRTMAWRNLCVMAGAWSLQGFAMFSVLEKATGAWVGRVGPWKPEGWPGTELGWALLRAHWGKGYATEAAEAAMDWAFEHLGWTDVIHCIVPENLASQEVARRLGSRLRGPGQLPPPLDSVRVDLWGQSRDAWRARRA
- a CDS encoding M13 family metallopeptidase; the protein is MTHPQRRFPGARHVLVSACTSALLTSCASSSSAEKTEPPAPVAAAPAEAPAPAPKPTYGTFGFDTDGMDRDVAPGDDFYGFANGTWVKRTEIPADRSSYSMFTTLAEQADQRNRELIEAQRQAPEGSEARKVGDLFASFMDEAAIEARGVAPLEPELERIAAISQRKALATVLGATLRADVDALNMGDVTTDRLFGLWVAEDLNEPSRYAPYLLQGGLWLPDRDYYLADTPRFTELRKKYQAHIAAMLKLAGFDDVEARAARVFALEKKIAQAHWSQVDTRDVSKANNPWPRAEFAKRAPGLAWQAFFDAAGLGTQEQFIVWQPSALTGLSKLTQSEPLQAWKDYLAFHAVARAAPVLSKAFVDESFAFNGKTLSGTPAMRERWKRGVDAANGLMGEAVGKLYVAKYFPPEVKAEAEAMVRNIITAFDKRIDALTWMSPETRAKAKEKVGTLQASIGHPEKWRDYSGLEIVAGDAYGNAERAVRFEYQRNLAKLGQPVDRTEWYMVPQLVNALNSPQQNSIIFPAAILQPPFFDANADPAVNYGGIGAVIGHEIVHSFDDVGAKFDARGKLENWWTKEDEARFQAAGKALAAQYDAYRPLPDLSVNGELTLGENIADMAGVAVAHDAYQLSLGGKPAPVIDGFTGDQRFFLGFGQVWRTNFREPYLRRILMTDGHAPGPYRTATVRNQDAWYGAFEVKPGQTLYLAPAQRVRIW
- a CDS encoding DUF4136 domain-containing protein, producing MRLLFRIIPVLLGLALAACSGIRVNTHYDPSAIERIESFRRYAWLPQPQGKDPRVYNDIVDVRVRMAVDQELKSRGYQRVDMSEDPDFLVGWQGAIDTKISVDTVDSFYGYPWGPYWSPWSSFYGPYGYPYGMGGPRTYVREYDVGTLILDGVDAREQRLVWRGTAQAELDQDLSSDALQKKINDAVHKMLSRFPPSPEAS